One segment of Trichlorobacter ammonificans DNA contains the following:
- the hpf gene encoding ribosome hibernation-promoting factor, HPF/YfiA family — MQVITTFRHMEQSEALKAYAEEKLERVTKYIDEPITAQVYFTVEKIRHIVEIVINARGITTKASEATSDMYAAVDMVLDKIERQLKRYKEKLKDHKPGANGNGRTVSKKILQAESLEAQPEPVVITTKTETAKPMAVEEAVMQMDLLHKDFLVFSDARSGEINVLYRRKDGNFGLIEPQRS, encoded by the coding sequence ATGCAAGTCATCACAACCTTTCGGCATATGGAGCAGAGCGAGGCGCTGAAAGCCTACGCCGAGGAGAAGCTGGAGCGGGTCACCAAGTACATTGACGAGCCGATCACTGCCCAGGTGTATTTCACGGTTGAAAAAATCCGTCACATCGTCGAAATCGTCATCAACGCTCGCGGCATCACCACCAAGGCATCGGAAGCCACCAGCGACATGTACGCCGCCGTGGACATGGTGCTGGACAAGATCGAGCGCCAGTTGAAGCGCTACAAGGAAAAGCTGAAGGATCACAAGCCGGGTGCCAACGGCAATGGCCGTACCGTTTCCAAGAAGATCCTGCAGGCTGAAAGCCTGGAGGCGCAGCCGGAGCCGGTGGTGATCACCACCAAGACCGAAACCGCCAAGCCGATGGCGGTTGAAGAGGCGGTCATGCAGATGGATCTGCTGCACAAGGATTTCCTGGTGTTCAGCGATGCGCGTTCCGGCGAGATCAACGTGCTCTACCGCCGTAAGGACGGTAACTTCGGCCTGATCGAGCCCCAGCGGAGCTAG
- the rpoN gene encoding RNA polymerase factor sigma-54 has product MAMEMRQQIRMTQQLVMTPQLQQAIKLLQMTRNELQEVVSRELEENPILEETAEAEEFDGAEPSADHADVEESGPPKPDETFSEVAAGEETLRDWDSYLDGYNYSMGEQGGDDEERPSFENLLTRRGTLADHLLWQLRMGHFSDNEVRVAEEIIGNIDDDGLFCATVAETAHSCGVDDCFVEQVLARVQEFDPVGVAARSLQECLLLQARSLGMAGSVVESILLNHLKDLESRNYRQIARALRVDIEQVIAATRVIAGFDPHPGRVYGSDDAQYISPDIFVHKVGDDYVVMLNEEGLPNLRLSPYYLEARSGGSFDAKVDEYVGDKMRAAQWLIKSIQQRQRTIFRVAKSIVKFQWEFLERGVEGLRPLVLRDVAEDIGMHESTISRVTTNKYMQTPQGLFELKYFFNSGLSTSGGGDDVSSESVKSRIKEIIDREDPKKPLSDQRIAEILSGETVNIARRTVTKYREMMRIGSSSERRRHF; this is encoded by the coding sequence ATGGCAATGGAGATGCGGCAACAGATCAGGATGACCCAGCAACTGGTGATGACCCCCCAGTTGCAGCAGGCCATCAAGCTGCTGCAGATGACCCGCAACGAGCTCCAGGAGGTGGTCAGCCGGGAGCTGGAGGAAAATCCGATCCTGGAGGAGACGGCGGAGGCTGAAGAGTTCGACGGTGCCGAACCGTCCGCCGACCACGCCGACGTTGAAGAAAGCGGGCCACCCAAACCGGACGAGACCTTCAGTGAAGTGGCCGCCGGCGAGGAGACCCTGCGCGACTGGGACAGCTACCTGGATGGCTACAACTACTCCATGGGTGAACAGGGGGGCGATGACGAGGAGCGCCCCTCCTTTGAAAATCTGCTGACCCGACGCGGCACCCTGGCCGACCACCTGCTCTGGCAACTGCGCATGGGACATTTTTCCGACAACGAGGTGCGGGTGGCCGAGGAAATCATCGGCAACATCGACGACGACGGCCTCTTCTGTGCCACAGTTGCCGAAACCGCCCACTCCTGCGGCGTGGACGATTGTTTCGTGGAGCAGGTACTGGCCCGTGTCCAGGAGTTCGATCCGGTGGGCGTGGCTGCCCGCTCCCTGCAGGAATGCCTGCTCTTGCAGGCCCGCTCCCTGGGGATGGCCGGCAGCGTGGTGGAGTCGATCCTGCTCAACCACCTGAAGGATCTGGAATCCCGCAACTATCGCCAGATCGCCCGGGCGCTGCGGGTCGATATCGAACAGGTGATCGCCGCCACTCGCGTCATTGCCGGCTTTGACCCCCACCCCGGCCGGGTGTACGGCAGCGACGATGCCCAGTACATTTCGCCGGACATCTTCGTGCACAAGGTGGGGGACGACTACGTGGTCATGCTGAACGAGGAAGGGTTACCCAACCTGCGGCTTTCCCCCTACTATCTGGAGGCGCGCAGCGGCGGCAGTTTCGACGCCAAGGTGGACGAGTACGTCGGCGACAAGATGCGGGCGGCCCAGTGGCTGATCAAGAGCATCCAGCAGCGGCAGCGCACCATCTTCCGGGTGGCCAAGAGCATCGTCAAGTTCCAGTGGGAGTTTCTGGAGCGCGGCGTGGAGGGGTTGCGTCCGCTGGTGCTGCGCGACGTGGCCGAGGATATCGGCATGCACGAATCCACCATCAGCCGGGTTACCACCAACAAGTACATGCAAACCCCCCAGGGACTGTTCGAGCTCAAGTATTTCTTCAACAGCGGACTGTCCACCTCCGGCGGCGGTGATGACGTCTCCTCGGAAAGCGTGAAGAGCCGGATCAAGGAGATCATCGACCGCGAGGACCCCAAAAAACCGCTCTCGGACCAGCGGATTGCCGAGATACTGTCCGGTGAAACGGTGAACATCGCCCGCCGCACCGTGACCAAATACCGTGAAATGATGCGCATCGGCTCCTCGTCTGAGCGCCGGCGTCATTTCTGA